Proteins co-encoded in one Meiothermus sp. genomic window:
- a CDS encoding ABC transporter permease, with the protein MRQALKITWKELVSYIREERFWMLLLMPIVIMPLLMYAPSLFLGWLDQQGKTRVLRVAVQGVPPEVVATLQENRLMPLETDDPRRAVQRREAEVGLVFAQGRFTVYDKTSPINLQDSAAAQRVKDTLQRHKDKLVEQRLRAGGLDWADLEPFGLETKKAASEQEQALGLLALLIPMLIFNMVMAGGQSVALDATAGEKQMGTLEALLVAPLEPWKLLLGKGLAVFVTALFSSFASVVGLALGSFMVYSGFSPQIRALSAEHVPIGTFALPASSLTLILLTAVLFSAFLVGVVLSLGIFARSYREANTYLIPLELLAFLPMLIFFLSEHLQPQIWHFALPGVGVVFALDGIVKGSAEPGQLALTWLCTLVYTLAALGWAYWSLRREDVIFRN; encoded by the coding sequence ATGAGGCAGGCCCTGAAGATTACCTGGAAAGAACTGGTGAGCTACATTCGCGAGGAGCGCTTTTGGATGCTGCTCCTAATGCCTATCGTGATCATGCCCCTGCTCATGTACGCGCCTTCACTATTTTTGGGCTGGCTTGATCAGCAGGGCAAAACCAGGGTGCTGCGCGTAGCGGTTCAGGGGGTGCCCCCGGAGGTGGTGGCCACGCTTCAGGAAAACCGCCTGATGCCCCTGGAGACAGACGACCCCCGCCGGGCGGTGCAGCGCCGCGAGGCTGAGGTGGGTCTGGTTTTTGCCCAGGGTCGCTTTACCGTGTATGACAAGACCAGCCCCATCAACCTGCAGGACTCGGCGGCCGCTCAAAGGGTGAAGGATACCTTGCAGAGACACAAGGATAAGCTGGTCGAGCAGCGCTTGCGGGCTGGGGGGCTGGACTGGGCCGACCTCGAGCCCTTTGGCCTCGAGACCAAGAAGGCTGCCAGCGAACAGGAACAGGCCCTGGGCCTTTTGGCCCTGCTGATACCCATGCTGATTTTTAACATGGTGATGGCGGGTGGTCAGAGCGTGGCGCTAGATGCCACCGCCGGAGAGAAGCAGATGGGCACCCTGGAGGCCCTGCTGGTAGCCCCCCTAGAGCCCTGGAAACTTCTGTTGGGCAAGGGGTTGGCGGTCTTTGTGACGGCGCTTTTCTCCAGCTTTGCCTCTGTGGTGGGACTGGCCTTGGGCAGCTTTATGGTTTACAGCGGTTTTAGCCCCCAGATCCGGGCGTTGTCTGCCGAACACGTGCCCATAGGTACCTTTGCCCTGCCGGCCTCGAGCCTGACTCTTATTCTCCTAACCGCTGTTCTGTTCTCTGCTTTCTTGGTGGGTGTGGTGCTATCGCTGGGAATTTTCGCTCGTTCCTACCGCGAGGCCAATACCTACCTGATACCGCTCGAGCTTTTGGCCTTTTTGCCCATGCTTATCTTTTTTCTTTCGGAACATCTCCAGCCCCAGATCTGGCATTTCGCTCTTCCAGGGGTGGGGGTGGTTTTTGCCCTGGACGGGATTGTCAAGGGCAGCGCGGAGCCTGGCCAGCTTGCCCTTACCTGGCTTTGTACACTGGTCTACACCCTGGCCGCGCTGGGCTGGGCCTACTGGAGCCTACGCCGCGAAGACGTGATTTTTCGGAACTGA